The following proteins come from a genomic window of Novosphingobium aromaticivorans DSM 12444:
- a CDS encoding DUF3667 domain-containing protein has translation MKSGKVKGVAGRDGAGYAGANSGGTVVSGTDIFGDMTGGDLAGALAAARTVEPTAGDHTAPGHTHETACLNCGTALIGSHCHACGQAAHVHKTLGAFFHDLLHGVFHFEGKIWRTLPLLVARPGQLTREYIDGRRASYISPIALFLFCMFLLFTTISSLSGDIGTKAQTSVAAALEQERNDLRELEASRTASATDPAELAKVDKALAETRDNIAALEKLQTTGITVGNVSTEGLDNISDVPAIAEAVRIWKENPRLALYKVQTYSYKLSWALIPISVPFLWLLFPFSRRFGLYDHTVFVTYSLCFMTLLAILAMLGSKVGIPGLGLLALVPPVHMLLQLRGTYGVTWFGAWWRTWFLSMFAFTALMLFGVLILVEAGG, from the coding sequence GTGAAATCGGGCAAGGTCAAGGGTGTGGCGGGCCGCGACGGGGCTGGCTATGCTGGCGCAAACAGCGGGGGAACAGTGGTGAGCGGGACCGACATTTTCGGGGACATGACCGGCGGGGACCTGGCCGGAGCGCTGGCGGCAGCACGCACCGTCGAGCCGACAGCAGGCGACCACACAGCACCCGGTCACACCCACGAGACTGCCTGCCTCAACTGCGGCACCGCGCTGATCGGCAGCCATTGCCACGCCTGCGGCCAGGCCGCGCATGTCCACAAGACGCTGGGCGCGTTCTTCCACGACCTGCTGCACGGCGTGTTCCATTTCGAAGGGAAGATCTGGCGCACGCTGCCCCTTCTGGTCGCCAGGCCCGGGCAACTGACGCGCGAGTACATCGACGGCAGGCGCGCGAGCTATATCTCGCCGATCGCGCTGTTCCTGTTCTGCATGTTCCTGCTGTTCACCACGATCAGTTCGCTCAGCGGCGATATCGGGACCAAGGCGCAGACATCGGTCGCGGCCGCGCTCGAACAGGAGCGCAACGACCTTCGCGAACTCGAAGCATCGCGCACGGCTTCCGCCACCGACCCCGCCGAACTGGCAAAAGTGGACAAGGCGCTGGCGGAAACGCGCGACAACATCGCCGCGCTCGAGAAGCTCCAGACCACCGGCATTACCGTCGGCAATGTCAGCACCGAGGGGCTCGACAACATAAGCGACGTGCCCGCGATCGCGGAAGCGGTGCGCATCTGGAAGGAGAACCCCCGCCTCGCGCTCTACAAGGTGCAGACCTACAGCTACAAGCTGAGCTGGGCGCTGATCCCGATCTCGGTGCCGTTCCTGTGGCTGCTGTTCCCCTTCAGCCGCCGCTTCGGGCTCTATGACCACACCGTCTTCGTCACCTATTCGCTCTGCTTCATGACGCTTTTGGCGATCCTGGCCATGCTTGGAAGCAAGGTCGGCATCCCAGGCCTCGGACTCCTCGCCCTGGTCCCGCCGGTCCACATGCTGCTGCAATTGCGCGGAACCTACGGAGTCACCTGGTTCGGCGCATGGTGGAGGACCTGGTTCCTCTCCATGTTCGCCTTCACGGCGCTGATGCTGTTCGGCGTGCTCATCCTGGTGGAAGCGGGCGGCTGA
- a CDS encoding tetratricopeptide repeat protein codes for MTITIRGRLPLVASLAALGLGLGLPLAVPVAAQSSTTKATTQVDPEMRLRRMEAEIRAIQRKVFPDGAGKTFVPEITPGQSTAAPVGTPAAPAVSDLLARMDAVEAQLSRMTAQIEEGQNRAARLEERLAKLEAAAAPPPAEEPAAEAPAVPAAKPAAVTPAPAKPAATPAKPAAGKPVAPPAARVAAVQAIEKPSTGDAGMDEYSYGFRLWEGKFFPEAQQQLQIFVDRYPKHRMISFGRNLLGRAWLDDGKPGTAAQFFLQNYLADKKGARAPDSLLYLGVAMVKLKDTEKACGAFAELAATYPDEVAGRLKGQYDAARAGVKCK; via the coding sequence ATGACCATCACCATCCGCGGCAGATTGCCGCTTGTCGCTTCCCTGGCCGCACTGGGCCTCGGGCTTGGCTTGCCTCTCGCCGTTCCGGTCGCTGCGCAATCGTCGACCACCAAGGCGACGACGCAGGTCGATCCCGAAATGCGGCTGCGGCGGATGGAGGCGGAAATCCGCGCGATCCAGCGCAAGGTCTTTCCGGACGGCGCAGGCAAGACCTTCGTCCCCGAAATCACGCCCGGGCAGTCGACGGCCGCGCCGGTCGGCACGCCTGCCGCGCCTGCGGTCAGCGACCTGCTGGCGCGGATGGATGCGGTCGAAGCGCAGCTTTCGCGCATGACCGCGCAGATCGAGGAAGGCCAGAACCGCGCCGCTCGCCTCGAAGAGCGTCTGGCAAAGCTCGAAGCCGCCGCCGCGCCGCCCCCGGCGGAAGAACCTGCGGCCGAAGCTCCCGCCGTTCCTGCCGCGAAGCCGGCGGCCGTCACGCCTGCTCCGGCCAAGCCCGCCGCTACCCCGGCGAAGCCAGCGGCCGGCAAACCCGTCGCACCGCCCGCCGCGCGTGTCGCAGCGGTCCAGGCGATCGAAAAGCCATCGACCGGCGATGCCGGGATGGACGAATACAGCTATGGCTTCCGCCTGTGGGAGGGGAAGTTCTTCCCCGAGGCGCAGCAGCAGCTCCAGATCTTTGTCGACCGCTATCCCAAGCACCGCATGATCAGCTTCGGCCGCAACCTGCTGGGCCGTGCCTGGCTCGACGATGGAAAGCCGGGAACCGCCGCGCAGTTCTTCCTGCAGAATTACCTGGCCGACAAGAAGGGGGCCCGCGCGCCGGACAGCCTGCTCTACCTCGGCGTCGCCATGGTCAAGCTGAAGGACACCGAGAAAGCCTGTGGCGCCTTCGCCGAACTCGCCGCGACCTATCCCGACGAAGTCGCCGGCCGCCTCAAGGGCCAGTACGATGCCGCGCGCGCCGGGGTGAAGTGCAAGTGA
- a CDS encoding DUF1465 family protein encodes MAFMPSLNPRIVDALHAQALGLADAVRTRFEALRREALDAAGSDCEDLHRVRVSCEALRTTTRVMHCLAWLLNHRAYFAGELSQLQLRRHGRLITNFPASEPEVVASLPDDARTLVHESERLYERIQRLENAWRTQGASSESAIDALRQRLVRAVAGTSDAGTSDAA; translated from the coding sequence ATGGCCTTCATGCCCAGCCTCAACCCGCGCATCGTCGACGCGCTCCATGCCCAAGCCCTCGGCCTTGCCGACGCCGTGCGAACGCGGTTCGAGGCCTTGCGCCGCGAAGCGCTCGACGCGGCCGGGTCCGATTGCGAGGACCTGCACAGGGTGCGCGTGTCCTGCGAGGCGCTGCGCACGACAACCCGGGTGATGCATTGCCTTGCCTGGCTGCTCAACCACCGTGCCTATTTCGCGGGCGAGCTGTCCCAGCTCCAGCTCCGCCGCCACGGTCGCCTGATCACGAACTTCCCCGCCAGCGAGCCCGAGGTCGTCGCAAGCCTGCCCGATGACGCGCGCACGCTGGTGCACGAAAGCGAACGTCTCTACGAACGCATCCAGCGCCTCGAGAATGCCTGGCGCACGCAGGGCGCCAGCAGCGAGAGCGCCATCGATGCTTTGCGCCAGCGCCTCGTACGCGCGGTCGCCGGCACGTCGGACGCCGGGACTTCGGACGCCGCCTGA
- a CDS encoding helix-turn-helix domain-containing protein produces MAEAGGLNDISNIDTTPFPAGEPRRGGVGETLRAAREAAGLDIKQLSLRTRVTTRHLEALESGDYSVLPGRPYALGFAKSYARAVGLDDKAIGEAVRAELNRQAPPPPPRVINQFEVGDPIKTPSRLTGWLAAGLVVAIAAAGLTLWRSYYLPSAELPPLVGAEEASPAPSQVAVVPLPSAAPSGPVVFTARENGVWVKFYDGQGQQILQKELAKGETFTVPSGAQNPMLWTGRPDALDITVGGQAVPRIAEREGIVKDVPVSAAALMARGTTPAPAAVSAGAEQTSQVAPSAPRPRPAVARRPVVAQPSASPVSDLRPAESTETVAPSTGMN; encoded by the coding sequence TTGGCCGAAGCCGGCGGTCTTAACGACATCAGCAATATCGACACTACCCCGTTCCCCGCCGGCGAGCCACGCCGTGGCGGCGTGGGCGAGACCTTGCGCGCCGCGCGCGAGGCGGCGGGTCTGGACATCAAGCAGCTTTCGCTGAGGACGCGCGTCACGACGCGCCATCTCGAAGCGCTCGAAAGTGGCGACTATTCGGTCCTGCCGGGCCGCCCCTACGCGCTCGGCTTTGCCAAGAGCTATGCCCGCGCGGTGGGCCTTGACGACAAGGCCATCGGGGAGGCCGTCCGTGCCGAACTGAACCGGCAGGCGCCGCCGCCGCCGCCGCGCGTCATCAACCAGTTCGAGGTGGGCGATCCGATCAAGACGCCCTCGCGCCTGACAGGCTGGCTTGCTGCCGGTCTGGTCGTGGCGATTGCGGCTGCGGGCCTCACCTTGTGGCGCAGCTATTACCTGCCGTCGGCGGAACTGCCCCCGCTGGTCGGTGCCGAGGAAGCCAGTCCCGCGCCCTCGCAGGTCGCGGTTGTCCCGCTGCCCAGCGCCGCGCCTTCGGGCCCGGTGGTCTTCACCGCCCGCGAGAACGGGGTCTGGGTCAAGTTCTACGACGGTCAGGGCCAGCAGATCCTCCAGAAGGAACTCGCCAAGGGCGAGACCTTCACCGTGCCCTCTGGCGCACAGAATCCGATGCTCTGGACAGGGCGGCCCGATGCGCTTGACATCACCGTCGGCGGGCAGGCCGTACCGCGTATCGCCGAACGCGAAGGCATCGTGAAGGACGTGCCGGTCAGCGCCGCCGCACTCATGGCGCGTGGCACCACGCCTGCGCCCGCCGCCGTCTCGGCGGGGGCAGAGCAGACCTCGCAAGTGGCGCCATCCGCGCCTCGCCCGCGTCCGGCCGTTGCGCGTCGTCCGGTGGTGGCGCAGCCGTCCGCCTCACCCGTTTCGGATCTTCGCCCCGCGGAAAGCACGGAAACGGTTGCGCCTTCCACCGGAATGAATTGA
- a CDS encoding YdcH family protein, translating into MTEEEMRKRLAALRLEHRDLDAAIDALSTAGVRDQLQIARLKKRKLLLKDQIAMIEDYLIPDIIA; encoded by the coding sequence GTGACAGAAGAGGAAATGCGCAAGCGGCTCGCGGCGCTGCGCCTGGAACATCGCGACCTCGACGCCGCCATCGACGCGCTGTCCACGGCAGGCGTGCGCGATCAGTTGCAGATTGCCCGCCTCAAGAAGCGCAAATTGTTGCTGAAAGATCAGATCGCGATGATCGAGGACTACCTCATTCCAGATATAATCGCCTGA
- the tilS gene encoding tRNA lysidine(34) synthetase TilS → MGEGGESLSGAASRFRADWQALDPSGRVCLAVSGGPDSLALMLLMQEVAPRDFCVATVDHGLRAESAAEAAMVAGLCEMRGIAYHTLRLDLAGGSAVQERARKARYAALADLARRDGLSAVVTAHHADDQAETLVMRLNRGAGLRGLAGMRAASSVPGAGEVRLLRPLLGWRRAELVALVEDAGLAPVLDPSNHDHRYERVRIRDVMASTKALLPSGFAASASHLAEADAALEWAVERLWLDIGMSAEGSTWNPPEDLPRVLALRLLERVVMHLGGTVPRGPDLVRWLATLRAGGVATLAGVKGDARSGAWRFSRAPEHRSDRRPD, encoded by the coding sequence ATGGGCGAAGGTGGCGAAAGCCTGAGCGGAGCAGCCTCGCGCTTTCGGGCGGACTGGCAGGCACTCGATCCTTCGGGCCGCGTCTGTCTTGCCGTATCGGGCGGGCCGGACAGTCTCGCCCTCATGCTCCTGATGCAAGAAGTTGCGCCGCGCGACTTCTGCGTGGCGACCGTCGATCACGGACTGCGCGCCGAAAGCGCTGCCGAGGCCGCGATGGTGGCGGGGCTCTGCGAAATGCGCGGCATCGCCTATCACACCCTGCGACTCGACCTTGCCGGTGGCAGTGCGGTGCAGGAACGCGCGCGCAAGGCCCGCTATGCCGCGCTTGCCGATCTCGCACGCCGGGACGGGCTGTCTGCCGTGGTCACCGCGCACCATGCCGACGACCAGGCCGAGACGTTGGTCATGCGCCTCAATCGCGGCGCCGGGTTGCGCGGGCTTGCCGGAATGCGGGCGGCCTCGTCGGTGCCGGGGGCGGGCGAGGTGCGGCTGCTGCGGCCACTGCTCGGTTGGCGGCGGGCGGAACTGGTGGCGCTTGTCGAGGATGCCGGCCTCGCCCCGGTGCTGGACCCGAGCAACCACGACCACCGCTATGAACGGGTGCGCATTCGTGACGTCATGGCGTCGACGAAAGCACTTCTCCCCAGCGGCTTTGCGGCGAGTGCGAGCCATTTGGCGGAAGCCGATGCGGCACTCGAATGGGCCGTCGAACGCTTGTGGCTGGATATCGGGATGTCGGCGGAAGGTTCCACGTGGAACCCTCCCGAAGACCTTCCGCGCGTGCTCGCACTGCGCCTGCTGGAACGGGTCGTCATGCACCTCGGCGGAACAGTTCCGCGTGGGCCCGATCTGGTCCGATGGCTGGCTACGCTGCGGGCAGGGGGCGTCGCTACGCTGGCCGGGGTAAAGGGCGATGCGCGGTCCGGTGCATGGCGCTTCAGCAGGGCTCCCGAACACCGGTCAGACCGCCGGCCAGACTAG
- the ptsP gene encoding phosphoenolpyruvate--protein phosphotransferase, producing MPMLSAVAAARQILTSLHEVMASRSGAQAKLNQIVEVIGENLDSEVCSIYLLREGMLELFATRGLNQAAVHVTRLAVGEGLVGTIAGNVETLNLAEAAAHPDFAFRPETGEEKFHSFAGVPIVRRERAVGVVAVQHVEPRRYEEVEIEALQTVAMVLSELIANAELIDDEETLGVPAHLTGPDRLKGLTLVKGLASGVAVYHQPRVTIEHVVAEDTEAERQRVYLAFDKMREQIDRMASQAEFGVGGEHEEVLETYRMFAYDEGWSRRINEAIDSGLTAEAAIERVQQRTRMRMRQIDDPLLADRMHDLEDLSNRLLRIVSGQLGTAASMGLKGDAILIARNLGPAELLEYDRRRLKGVILEEGSLTAHVVIVARAMGIPVVGRMRALRGKVREGDQLLLDGDQGVVDVRPAPSLVEAFEARFAKNRERQAHYAAMREVEPVTRDGRRITVLMNAGLRDDTPMLNLTGADGIGLFRTEFQFLVSATLPSRERQTRLYRDVIDAAGDRPVVFRTVDIGGDKVLPYLRHNDGETEENPAMGWRALRVALERDGLLKVQARALLEAAGGRTLNVMFPMVTEPWEFDAAKAVFEGQLAFLRRQKKLLPEAIRYGAMLEVPALAECLDLLAPKLSFLSIGTNDLTQFLFAADRANPKLAERYDWLSPAILRFLRRVVRTLEPFGTDVTVCGEMGGRRLEALALLGLGINRLSITPAAVGPVKELVRKVDLGEIRAAMDGWLADPPHDLRSAIAEWAFFKGIECD from the coding sequence ATGCCCATGCTCAGCGCCGTTGCCGCCGCCCGCCAGATCCTCACCTCGCTTCACGAGGTCATGGCCTCGCGCAGCGGCGCGCAGGCCAAGTTGAACCAGATCGTCGAAGTCATCGGCGAAAACCTCGATAGCGAGGTCTGCTCGATCTATCTCCTGCGCGAGGGGATGCTTGAACTCTTCGCTACGCGCGGCCTCAACCAGGCGGCGGTCCATGTCACCCGGCTGGCCGTGGGCGAAGGTCTGGTCGGCACCATCGCCGGTAATGTCGAGACGCTGAACCTTGCCGAGGCGGCCGCCCATCCGGACTTCGCGTTCCGCCCCGAAACGGGCGAGGAAAAGTTCCACTCCTTCGCTGGCGTGCCTATCGTGCGGCGCGAGAGGGCGGTCGGTGTCGTCGCGGTCCAGCACGTGGAACCGCGTCGCTACGAGGAAGTGGAGATCGAGGCGCTGCAGACCGTGGCGATGGTCCTGTCGGAACTCATCGCCAATGCCGAACTGATCGACGACGAGGAAACGCTCGGCGTGCCCGCGCACCTGACGGGGCCGGACCGCCTCAAGGGCCTCACGCTGGTCAAGGGCCTCGCCAGCGGCGTGGCCGTCTACCACCAGCCCCGCGTCACCATCGAACACGTCGTTGCCGAGGACACCGAGGCGGAGCGTCAGCGCGTCTACCTCGCCTTCGACAAGATGCGCGAGCAGATCGACCGCATGGCCAGCCAGGCCGAATTCGGCGTAGGCGGAGAGCATGAGGAGGTGCTCGAGACCTACCGCATGTTCGCCTACGACGAAGGCTGGTCGCGCCGGATCAACGAGGCGATCGATTCGGGCCTTACCGCCGAAGCCGCGATCGAGCGCGTCCAGCAGCGCACCCGCATGCGCATGCGCCAGATCGACGACCCGCTGCTCGCCGATCGCATGCACGATCTGGAAGACCTGTCGAACCGCCTGCTGCGCATCGTCTCGGGCCAGCTCGGCACGGCGGCAAGCATGGGTCTGAAGGGCGATGCGATCCTCATCGCGCGCAATCTCGGTCCGGCCGAACTGCTGGAATACGACCGCCGCCGCCTGAAAGGCGTGATCCTCGAGGAAGGCTCGCTCACGGCCCACGTCGTCATCGTCGCACGCGCGATGGGCATTCCGGTGGTCGGGCGCATGCGCGCGCTGCGCGGCAAGGTGCGCGAGGGCGACCAGCTCCTGCTCGACGGCGACCAGGGCGTGGTCGACGTCCGCCCCGCGCCCAGCCTGGTCGAGGCCTTCGAGGCCCGCTTCGCCAAGAATCGCGAACGTCAGGCCCACTATGCGGCGATGCGCGAGGTCGAGCCCGTCACCCGCGATGGCAGGCGCATTACTGTGCTGATGAATGCCGGCCTTCGCGACGACACGCCCATGCTCAACCTGACCGGCGCGGACGGGATCGGCCTGTTCCGCACCGAGTTCCAGTTCCTCGTCTCGGCCACGCTGCCCTCGCGCGAGCGGCAGACCCGGCTCTACCGCGACGTGATCGATGCCGCCGGCGATCGTCCAGTGGTGTTCCGCACCGTCGATATCGGCGGCGACAAGGTTCTTCCCTACCTGCGCCACAACGATGGCGAGACCGAGGAGAACCCGGCGATGGGATGGCGCGCGCTGCGCGTCGCACTCGAACGCGACGGCCTGCTCAAGGTCCAGGCGCGCGCGCTGCTCGAAGCGGCGGGCGGGCGCACGCTCAACGTCATGTTCCCGATGGTCACCGAACCGTGGGAATTCGATGCGGCCAAGGCCGTGTTCGAAGGCCAGCTCGCCTTCCTGCGCCGTCAGAAGAAACTCCTGCCCGAAGCGATCCGCTATGGCGCGATGCTCGAGGTGCCAGCCTTGGCTGAATGCCTCGACCTGCTGGCGCCCAAGCTCTCGTTCCTGTCGATCGGCACCAACGACCTCACCCAGTTCCTTTTCGCCGCCGACCGGGCCAACCCGAAGCTGGCGGAGCGCTACGACTGGCTCTCGCCCGCGATCCTGCGCTTCCTGCGCCGCGTGGTGCGCACGCTCGAGCCCTTCGGCACCGATGTTACCGTCTGCGGCGAGATGGGCGGCAGGCGGCTGGAGGCGCTGGCATTGCTCGGCCTCGGCATCAATCGCCTGTCGATCACGCCTGCGGCAGTGGGGCCGGTCAAGGAGCTTGTGCGCAAGGTGGACCTCGGCGAGATTCGCGCCGCGATGGACGGATGGCTGGCAGATCCGCCCCATGACTTGCGCTCCGCCATTGCCGAATGGGCCTTCTTCAAAGGCATCGAATGCGATTGA
- the glpK gene encoding glycerol kinase GlpK: protein MSGDLVLVIDAGTTSTRALLFGRDGRCHGVMQSEFAQHYPRPGQVEHDADEIWRATLGCMREVVGVVGIERIAAIGVTNQRETVVAWDRTTGQPLARAIVWQDRRTAPMCDRLRSEGAEPLVQSRTGLLLDPYFSGTKMRWMLDNEPAVAGAARDGRLALGTVESWLVWKLTGGARHVTDASNASRTLLLALDGADWDEELLDLFGVPRAVLPEVTDSLGEFGAALPEWLDASVPVRGLAGDQQAATIGQGCLAPGEVKATYGTGAFVLAAMGDAVPRSGHRLLGTVLVQDKGVRSFALEGSVFVAGSLIKWLRDAMGLVGSAAETAALAASVPDSGGVVLVPALSGLGAPHWRPDASAALTGMTFSTTRAHVVRAALEAMAHQTLDLMDAFAADRAPWTSLRIDGGMSANDWVAQDLADILDLPVERPVMVETTALGAGMLAAVASGWFGSLGEAEAMRGSVTRFEPRMAPGVRAARIARWREALAKV, encoded by the coding sequence ATGAGCGGCGATCTGGTACTGGTGATCGATGCGGGCACGACCTCGACGCGGGCTCTCCTGTTCGGGCGGGACGGGCGCTGCCATGGCGTTATGCAAAGCGAATTTGCGCAGCATTATCCCCGCCCGGGCCAGGTCGAACACGATGCGGACGAGATCTGGCGCGCGACGCTTGGCTGCATGCGCGAGGTGGTCGGGGTCGTCGGTATCGAGCGCATCGCGGCGATTGGGGTAACCAACCAGCGCGAGACCGTCGTCGCCTGGGATCGCACGACCGGGCAACCCCTGGCGCGGGCCATCGTCTGGCAGGATCGCCGCACCGCGCCCATGTGCGACCGGTTGCGATCGGAAGGGGCGGAGCCGCTGGTCCAGTCCCGAACCGGGCTGCTGCTTGATCCCTATTTCTCGGGCACCAAGATGCGCTGGATGCTCGACAACGAGCCAGCGGTCGCCGGAGCCGCGCGCGACGGGCGGCTGGCTCTGGGCACGGTTGAATCATGGCTGGTGTGGAAGCTCACGGGTGGAGCGCGCCACGTAACCGATGCCAGCAACGCCAGTCGCACGCTGCTTCTCGCTCTCGATGGCGCGGACTGGGATGAGGAGTTGCTCGACCTGTTCGGCGTGCCGCGCGCGGTGCTGCCCGAGGTTACCGACAGTCTGGGAGAATTTGGCGCGGCGCTGCCTGAATGGCTGGACGCGTCCGTGCCGGTCAGAGGTCTGGCCGGGGACCAGCAGGCCGCAACCATCGGGCAGGGCTGTCTTGCGCCCGGCGAAGTCAAGGCAACCTACGGGACCGGTGCCTTCGTGTTGGCGGCAATGGGTGACGCGGTGCCGCGTTCGGGCCATCGCCTGCTCGGCACGGTGCTGGTTCAGGACAAGGGCGTTCGCAGTTTTGCGCTGGAAGGTTCGGTCTTTGTCGCAGGGAGCCTGATCAAGTGGCTGCGCGATGCGATGGGCCTGGTCGGCTCCGCCGCAGAAACGGCCGCGCTTGCGGCTTCGGTGCCGGACAGTGGCGGGGTCGTGCTGGTGCCGGCGCTCTCCGGCCTCGGAGCGCCGCACTGGCGGCCCGATGCGTCCGCGGCGCTTACAGGAATGACGTTTTCGACCACGCGCGCCCATGTCGTGCGCGCCGCGCTGGAGGCGATGGCGCACCAGACGCTCGACCTCATGGACGCCTTCGCCGCCGACCGCGCACCCTGGACCTCGCTTCGCATCGATGGCGGCATGAGTGCGAACGATTGGGTGGCGCAGGATCTTGCCGATATCCTCGACCTGCCTGTGGAGCGGCCGGTCATGGTCGAGACTACGGCCCTGGGCGCGGGGATGCTGGCGGCGGTCGCGTCCGGCTGGTTCGGATCGCTGGGCGAAGCGGAGGCCATGCGCGGGTCCGTCACGCGGTTCGAACCGCGCATGGCGCCAGGTGTCCGGGCCGCGCGGATCGCGCGGTGGCGCGAGGCGCTCGCGAAAGTCTGA
- a CDS encoding YdcH family protein yields MESSHISALQTKHAGLERQIEMEMARPLPDDTLVATLKRKKLKIKEELSRFH; encoded by the coding sequence ATGGAATCGTCGCACATCAGCGCTCTCCAGACCAAGCACGCCGGACTTGAACGGCAGATCGAGATGGAAATGGCCCGTCCGCTCCCGGACGATACGCTGGTGGCCACGCTCAAGCGAAAGAAGCTCAAGATCAAGGAGGAGCTATCCCGCTTCCACTGA
- the ftsH gene encoding ATP-dependent zinc metalloprotease FtsH, translating into MNDDQPQGNPWIKSLLVWGGIFLALLLVVSMFGSRVDQTAATIPYSAFRSQVSDGLVRSVEIAPERITGTLKNGGQFATIPVPGDSDLPKLLQDNGVQYAGKAAEQPNMLMYILVNSLPFLLILGVAFFALRQVQKGGGSGAMGFGKSKAKMLTERSGRVTFDDVAGIDEAREELQEIVEFLRDPSRFSKLGGQIPKGALLVGSPGTGKTLLARAIAGEAGVPFFTISGSDFVEMFVGVGASRVRDMFEQAKKNAPCIVFIDEIDAVGRHRGHGLGNSNDEREQTLNQLLVEMDGFEANEGIIIIAATNRPDVLDPALLRPGRFDRQVVVPIPDIEGREKILSVHMKKVPLAPDVNPRTIARGTPGFSGADLANLVNEAALLAARRNKRLVAMQEFEDAKDKVMMGAERRSMVMTDDEKKMTAYHEAGHAIVSVHEPASDPIHKATIIPRGRALGMVMRLPERDSYSYHRDKMHANLSVSMGGRVAEEIIFGHDKVSSGASSDIQYATSLARSMVTKWGMSDKLGPLQYEDQQEGYLGMGGSQRLFVSDETNKLIDMEIRGLVDGAHERARDILKTNEDKLHLLAQALLEYETLTGDEIKELLETGHIDRPQSPSGPSRPVTAQGSAVPRAGKKFGGSASPQPA; encoded by the coding sequence ATGAACGACGACCAGCCCCAGGGCAATCCTTGGATCAAGAGCCTCCTCGTCTGGGGCGGCATCTTCCTTGCACTCCTGCTGGTCGTCTCGATGTTCGGCTCGCGGGTTGACCAGACCGCTGCGACCATCCCCTATTCGGCCTTCCGCTCGCAGGTCAGCGACGGCCTCGTCCGCTCGGTGGAGATCGCGCCTGAGCGCATTACCGGTACGCTCAAGAACGGTGGCCAGTTCGCGACCATTCCGGTCCCCGGCGACTCCGACCTGCCCAAGCTGCTGCAGGACAACGGCGTGCAGTATGCCGGCAAGGCGGCCGAGCAGCCGAACATGCTGATGTACATACTCGTCAATTCGCTGCCGTTCCTGCTGATCCTGGGCGTCGCGTTCTTCGCGCTGCGGCAGGTGCAGAAGGGCGGCGGGTCGGGCGCAATGGGCTTCGGCAAGTCGAAGGCCAAGATGCTGACCGAGCGTTCGGGCCGTGTCACCTTCGACGACGTTGCCGGCATCGACGAAGCGCGCGAGGAACTTCAGGAAATCGTCGAGTTCCTGCGCGATCCCTCGCGCTTTTCGAAGCTCGGCGGCCAGATTCCCAAGGGCGCGCTGCTGGTCGGCTCGCCCGGTACCGGCAAGACCTTGCTCGCCCGCGCCATCGCGGGTGAGGCGGGCGTCCCCTTCTTCACGATCTCCGGTTCTGATTTCGTCGAGATGTTCGTCGGCGTCGGTGCAAGCCGCGTGCGCGACATGTTCGAGCAGGCCAAGAAGAACGCACCGTGCATCGTCTTCATCGACGAAATCGACGCGGTCGGCCGCCATCGCGGCCACGGCCTCGGCAATTCGAACGACGAGCGCGAGCAGACGTTGAACCAGCTCCTCGTCGAGATGGACGGGTTCGAGGCCAACGAAGGCATCATCATCATCGCGGCGACCAACCGCCCCGACGTGCTCGACCCCGCGCTGCTGCGCCCGGGCCGCTTCGACCGGCAGGTCGTCGTGCCGATCCCGGACATCGAAGGGCGCGAGAAGATCCTTTCGGTCCACATGAAGAAGGTGCCGCTGGCGCCCGACGTCAATCCGCGCACCATCGCGCGCGGCACGCCCGGTTTTTCGGGCGCGGACCTCGCCAACCTCGTCAACGAAGCCGCCCTGCTCGCCGCGCGCCGCAACAAGCGTCTCGTCGCGATGCAGGAGTTCGAGGACGCCAAGGACAAGGTCATGATGGGCGCGGAACGCCGCTCGATGGTCATGACCGACGACGAGAAGAAGATGACCGCCTATCACGAGGCCGGGCACGCCATCGTCTCTGTCCACGAGCCTGCGTCCGACCCAATCCACAAGGCAACGATCATCCCGCGCGGCCGCGCGCTGGGCATGGTCATGCGCCTGCCCGAGCGGGACAGCTATTCCTACCACCGCGACAAGATGCACGCGAACCTCTCGGTCTCGATGGGCGGTCGCGTGGCCGAAGAGATCATCTTCGGGCACGACAAGGTCTCGTCGGGTGCCTCCTCGGACATCCAGTACGCCACGTCGCTGGCGCGCTCGATGGTCACCAAGTGGGGTATGTCGGACAAGCTCGGCCCGCTGCAGTACGAGGACCAGCAGGAAGGCTACCTCGGCATGGGCGGTTCGCAGCGCCTGTTCGTCTCGGACGAGACCAACAAGCTGATCGACATGGAAATCCGTGGTCTGGTCGACGGCGCACACGAGCGCGCGCGCGATATCCTCAAGACCAACGAGGACAAGCTGCATCTCCTCGCTCAGGCGCTGCTCGAATACGAGACGCTGACCGGCGACGAGATCAAGGAACTGCTCGAGACAGGTCACATCGACCGGCCGCAAAGCCCGAGCGGCCCCTCGCGTCCGGTCACCGCGCAGGGTTCAGCTGTGCCGCGCGCCGGCAAGAAGTTCGGCGGTTCGGCCAGTCCGCAACCGGCCTGA